A portion of the Pseudomonadota bacterium genome contains these proteins:
- a CDS encoding glycosyltransferase family 77 protein has translation MFATLIDILTDRPRPFADIKDIGGNDHLRAMESLQAKTSWENDRTRKIVEDLSRKKPASFLDIQELKKTIHLYRQTVIFSLVSKEYLMVGENWASHISSLGITDYILFCGDQESYAYYHSRGLPCIRLDLPTVSGDTLNSAGFLPKGLLMASMKFLICQLLIDEGFNVIFSDIDAFWIKNPLDLLERDTHDVAFQNIYLFPNEIVQLWGFAACSGFFFIRNTKAGKLLTSSAQRYVLENCDDQAAFNLALVQQGIRWSYKEPEQVKSTHGNPIRVFFQKTRTGHGIYTPVKGTSEDGNLTVTSLPQLLFRRHMFMELPLASVFIFHPNSPKSDRGKIQVFAKYGFRVS, from the coding sequence ATGTTTGCAACTCTTATTGATATCCTGACGGACCGACCGAGACCTTTTGCCGATATCAAGGATATCGGCGGCAACGATCATCTCAGAGCCATGGAGAGTCTCCAGGCAAAAACATCCTGGGAGAACGACCGGACACGAAAAATCGTGGAGGATCTGAGCCGAAAAAAACCCGCCTCATTCCTTGACATTCAGGAGCTGAAAAAGACCATCCACCTTTATCGGCAAACCGTTATCTTCAGCCTGGTAAGCAAAGAGTACCTCATGGTTGGGGAAAACTGGGCCAGTCACATCTCTTCGCTTGGCATTACCGACTATATTCTGTTCTGCGGTGACCAGGAATCATATGCTTACTATCATTCCCGCGGACTCCCGTGTATTCGCCTGGACCTGCCGACTGTTTCAGGAGATACTCTGAATAGCGCCGGTTTTCTGCCCAAGGGCCTCCTGATGGCATCGATGAAATTTCTGATCTGCCAATTGCTGATCGATGAAGGATTCAACGTCATCTTCTCGGACATTGATGCTTTCTGGATAAAAAATCCACTGGACCTTCTTGAGAGGGATACCCATGACGTTGCCTTTCAGAATATTTATCTCTTCCCCAATGAAATTGTACAGTTATGGGGATTTGCAGCATGCAGCGGGTTCTTCTTTATCAGAAACACGAAAGCGGGAAAGCTCCTGACAAGTTCCGCCCAGAGGTATGTACTGGAAAATTGCGATGATCAGGCGGCATTCAATCTGGCGCTGGTCCAACAGGGTATTCGCTGGTCATATAAAGAACCCGAGCAGGTAAAGTCAACTCACGGAAATCCCATCCGGGTCTTTTTCCAGAAAACCCGCACCGGACATGGCATATACACCCCGGTGAAAGGAACGAGTGAAGACGGCAATCTTACGGTGACTTCCCTGCCTCAGTTGCTGTTCCGCAGACATATGTTTATGGAATTGCCCCTGGCGTCGGTTTTCATCTTTCACCCCAACAGTCCGAAGTCCGACCGGGGCAAGATTCAAGTCTTCGCAAAATACGGCTTCCGCGTAAGTTAA
- a CDS encoding class I SAM-dependent methyltransferase, translated as MKAFINKITNLLKNSRTLKRVMLTFRFQLLRKLDDQTITIFTETYFHNRDSLKELIELIPERKKMVEVGSLAGFSTRLFSLYFDEVVSVDPYQPDYDAEDLNSNRFRLSIARDLFTIRFYDDPRVRQIRESSKNAVGGFADGELDFVYIDAGHTYADVKEDIARWRSKVRKGGWMAGDDHDWPGVSKAVSEEFEDYKVVNDRWIAGIA; from the coding sequence ATGAAAGCGTTCATCAACAAAATAACCAACCTGTTGAAAAATTCCAGAACCTTGAAAAGGGTCATGTTGACCTTCAGATTTCAGCTCCTGCGGAAACTGGACGACCAGACCATCACCATCTTTACCGAAACCTATTTCCATAATCGGGATTCGTTAAAAGAGCTGATCGAACTGATTCCCGAAAGAAAAAAGATGGTTGAAGTGGGATCTCTGGCAGGTTTTTCGACTCGTCTGTTCTCACTCTATTTTGATGAGGTTGTTTCTGTAGACCCCTACCAGCCGGATTATGATGCCGAGGACCTGAATTCGAACCGCTTCCGGCTGTCCATCGCCAGAGATCTCTTTACCATCCGTTTTTATGATGACCCGCGGGTGCGTCAGATCAGGGAAAGCAGCAAAAATGCGGTGGGCGGATTTGCAGACGGGGAACTGGATTTTGTCTATATCGATGCAGGACATACCTATGCAGATGTGAAGGAAGACATTGCACGGTGGAGAAGTAAAGTGCGTAAAGGAGGCTGGATGGCGGGTGATGACCATGACTGGCCGGGGGTCAGTAAAGCGGTAAGCGAAGAGTTTGAGGACTATAAAGTCGTCAATGACCGCTGGATTGCCGGAATAGCCTGA
- a CDS encoding BamA/TamA family outer membrane protein, whose amino-acid sequence MPALRFKTGYPVQHRTWLRRYHRLASWLMLLVVMAGSPVAALCAEEKTTFEITGFVIEGNTLLPEEQLDDDADSAVFDVTLKEALEEFVGEEKTAADVEEARTMLEKLYHQKGYPTVIVSIPEQNVEEGVVRLKVVEGKIRRVRITGNRFFTMKNILSDLHTLQEGEIIYLPHLQRELVGLNSTPGLTVEPLLTPGKEFGTVDVELKVKDSNPLTGGLEINNRASKNTSSLRLNGMLGYNNLWQKNHSVSFQYQMSPEEPKEVAVLAGTYVLPSPVNDNHRLALLAIWSDSETAFGDGFQVVGKGNIYGLRYAVPLAAYKSFYHTLSLGLDYKDMDETSGFDGVENDQAPITYLPFTISYNSTLPGVSGSTRFNASLNTAFRGIVTDQQEFENKRFHARGNYAYLTAEIERKQKLPRAFSLRFLISGQIANQPLISSEQFSAGGMESVRGYRESFTAGDNGLLTSLELMGPDLAEEADLTSSDVVPYLFFDFASLRVKDPLPGQTENISIAGCGVGIRGMISERFDYRLDWAFALKDHDDVESGGNRVHFRAGIRF is encoded by the coding sequence ATGCCTGCGCTTCGCTTCAAGACGGGCTATCCCGTGCAACACCGGACCTGGTTACGCCGGTATCACCGCCTTGCGTCCTGGCTGATGCTCCTGGTTGTGATGGCCGGATCGCCGGTTGCCGCCCTTTGCGCGGAGGAGAAAACAACCTTTGAGATCACCGGATTTGTGATCGAAGGGAACACCCTGCTCCCGGAAGAACAGCTTGACGATGATGCTGATTCAGCCGTCTTCGACGTGACCCTCAAGGAAGCGCTCGAAGAGTTCGTCGGTGAAGAAAAAACCGCAGCTGATGTTGAAGAGGCCCGGACAATGCTTGAAAAACTCTATCACCAGAAGGGATATCCAACGGTTATCGTATCCATCCCTGAGCAGAACGTTGAGGAGGGGGTGGTCCGTCTCAAGGTTGTCGAAGGTAAAATCAGGCGGGTAAGAATCACCGGCAACCGTTTCTTCACCATGAAAAACATCCTCTCCGATCTTCATACTCTCCAGGAGGGAGAGATCATCTATCTCCCTCACCTGCAGAGAGAACTGGTCGGCCTGAACTCCACCCCGGGGCTCACCGTGGAACCCCTGTTGACTCCGGGAAAAGAGTTCGGCACCGTTGACGTGGAGTTAAAGGTCAAAGACAGCAATCCCCTGACCGGAGGCCTGGAAATCAACAACCGGGCATCGAAAAACACCAGCTCCCTGCGCCTGAACGGCATGCTCGGCTACAACAACCTCTGGCAGAAAAACCACTCCGTCTCCTTTCAATACCAAATGTCCCCTGAGGAACCGAAAGAGGTGGCCGTCCTGGCCGGGACCTACGTTCTGCCCTCCCCGGTGAACGACAATCACCGGCTGGCGCTGCTGGCGATCTGGTCCGACAGCGAGACCGCCTTCGGCGACGGCTTTCAGGTAGTCGGCAAGGGGAATATCTATGGACTCCGCTACGCGGTCCCGTTGGCCGCCTACAAGTCATTCTACCACACCCTTTCCCTGGGACTTGACTACAAGGACATGGATGAAACATCAGGCTTTGACGGGGTGGAAAATGACCAGGCACCGATCACCTATCTGCCTTTCACCATCTCCTACAATTCCACCTTGCCGGGCGTCAGCGGCAGTACCCGATTCAACGCCTCCCTCAACACCGCCTTCCGGGGAATTGTTACCGACCAGCAGGAATTCGAGAACAAACGTTTTCACGCCCGAGGAAACTATGCCTACCTCACCGCTGAGATCGAAAGAAAGCAGAAGCTGCCGCGAGCATTTTCCCTCCGTTTCCTGATCAGCGGCCAGATCGCAAACCAGCCCTTGATCTCCAGCGAACAGTTTTCCGCCGGTGGAATGGAAAGCGTCCGCGGCTACCGGGAAAGTTTTACGGCCGGCGACAACGGCCTGCTCACCTCCCTTGAACTGATGGGCCCGGACCTGGCTGAAGAGGCCGACCTGACCTCCTCGGATGTTGTTCCCTACCTGTTCTTCGACTTCGCCTCCCTCCGGGTGAAAGACCCGCTTCCCGGCCAGACCGAAAACATCAGCATCGCCGGCTGCGGGGTCGGGATCAGGGGGATGATCAGCGAGCGCTTCGATTACCGGCTCGACTGGGCATTCGCCTTGAAAGATCACGATGACGTTGAAAGCGGCGGCAACCGGGTCCATTTCAGGGCCGGGATAAGGTTCTAG
- a CDS encoding substrate-binding domain-containing protein, translating to MKKLVLGAMLGASLLAMASTASAAVEINIFGASAQNDYWNTAAPLYLAAPVANGGMGCDPATVAKANRYYDKGGVWTKDKKMGIAKGDNCAGAGGDTVYIQYTAVASFEGPRSVYGVDPDNLDSCSDNPAYDDHYREMIDETSCDFAIGECSAKACKDVTIGASDVAAESFTQSSTGCINGHVDCSEVLDISLTPDTIPTAGLDTYRPIVVPFRFFVSDNLATAGINNLTRLQAVLLFNGNVTNWSQFGPSYPNLGTVICLRHAGSGTHATLDKAVMRGDYPLASVQIVPPPFNPTGQVIYFNESSSNLMDCVNDLGGKSAATHGAVGYADADKNAAGTWPNVVNVTYNGVDALQDHIKNGVYSFWSAQWIYEDPTEPNYAVTHPIVQSMMAYSSIAANIPASKAPYWVAKNDLNVTKGTDFVLPKF from the coding sequence ATGAAGAAATTAGTACTCGGCGCCATGTTGGGCGCATCACTTCTGGCAATGGCATCTACCGCAAGCGCAGCGGTAGAGATCAACATCTTCGGCGCGTCCGCCCAGAACGACTACTGGAACACTGCCGCGCCTCTGTACCTTGCTGCACCGGTTGCCAACGGCGGCATGGGCTGTGATCCCGCCACCGTTGCCAAGGCCAACCGTTACTACGACAAAGGCGGAGTCTGGACCAAGGACAAGAAGATGGGCATCGCCAAGGGCGACAACTGTGCCGGCGCCGGCGGTGATACCGTTTATATCCAGTACACTGCCGTTGCCTCTTTTGAAGGCCCGCGTTCCGTATACGGTGTTGATCCCGACAACCTGGACTCATGCAGCGACAATCCGGCCTACGACGATCATTATCGTGAAATGATCGACGAGACCAGCTGTGACTTCGCAATCGGCGAATGTTCCGCCAAGGCCTGTAAAGACGTAACCATCGGCGCTTCCGACGTTGCCGCCGAATCCTTCACCCAGTCAAGCACGGGTTGTATCAACGGCCATGTGGATTGCAGCGAGGTCCTGGACATCAGTCTGACCCCTGACACCATCCCGACTGCCGGTCTTGACACCTACCGCCCGATTGTGGTCCCTTTCCGTTTCTTTGTCAGCGACAACCTGGCAACAGCCGGCATCAACAACCTGACCAGGCTGCAGGCTGTTCTTCTCTTCAACGGCAACGTCACCAACTGGAGCCAGTTCGGTCCTTCTTACCCGAACCTCGGCACCGTGATCTGTCTGCGCCATGCCGGTTCCGGGACCCATGCCACCCTCGACAAGGCGGTTATGCGCGGCGATTACCCCCTCGCCAGCGTGCAAATCGTACCGCCTCCGTTTAACCCCACCGGACAGGTCATCTATTTCAACGAGAGTTCATCAAACCTGATGGACTGTGTAAACGACCTCGGCGGCAAATCCGCAGCGACCCACGGCGCAGTAGGATATGCCGATGCGGACAAAAATGCTGCCGGAACCTGGCCGAATGTGGTCAATGTTACCTACAACGGGGTAGACGCGCTCCAGGACCACATCAAGAACGGTGTCTACAGCTTCTGGTCGGCCCAGTGGATCTACGAAGATCCGACCGAGCCGAACTATGCCGTTACCCACCCGATCGTGCAGTCGATGATGGCTTATTCCAGCATCGCTGCAAACATCCCGGCTTCCAAAGCCCCTTACTGGGTAGCGAAGAACGACCTGAATGTCACCAAGGGAACCGACTTCGTTCTGCCCAAGTTCTAA
- a CDS encoding glycosyltransferase family 4 protein — protein MPEEKTPRTRILILAEDKFPPFRVDVATLFGSKLAGMNYRIDWILQSEADCAKAYRVEWGGGEALVAATDNGLCRVNRLKKHLLKFINELRLCRLSRRNRYQIIQVKDDFIPALLAIPAARLTGAKFVYWLSYPLPESDIYQARSGTARYPMLYLIRGTVYKFLLYKIILPAAVHVFVQSEQMKKDVAGMGINLKKITAVPMGVEIEKIPYQQTDPGVQLNSHAGAEKIILYLGTLLKMRRLDFLLNVLAQVLEKEETARLYFVGDGEDPTDRFFLQEKAKELNIEDHVVFTGFLPMAEAWEYVRRAEVCVSPFYPTFILNSTSPTKLIEYMAMGKPVVANDHPEQSLVISESNGGLCVPYEVGAFADAILAILRNPAMGAAMGENGRRYVTEHRTYDVIAQAVHQKYQQICHENSFRQ, from the coding sequence ATGCCGGAAGAAAAGACACCCCGGACCAGGATTTTGATCCTGGCCGAAGATAAATTCCCTCCTTTCCGGGTCGATGTGGCAACGCTGTTCGGCAGTAAACTGGCCGGAATGAACTACCGCATCGACTGGATTCTGCAGTCAGAGGCTGATTGCGCCAAAGCATACCGGGTGGAGTGGGGCGGTGGCGAGGCCCTGGTTGCCGCCACCGACAACGGCCTTTGCCGGGTCAACCGTTTAAAAAAGCATCTCCTGAAATTTATCAACGAATTGCGGCTCTGCAGATTGTCACGCAGGAATCGCTATCAGATCATCCAGGTGAAAGATGATTTTATTCCGGCCCTCCTTGCGATTCCGGCGGCAAGATTGACCGGGGCAAAATTCGTCTATTGGCTCTCCTACCCATTGCCCGAGTCGGACATCTACCAGGCCAGGTCCGGAACTGCGCGATACCCCATGCTCTACCTGATCCGCGGAACCGTATACAAATTTCTCCTGTACAAGATCATTCTGCCTGCCGCAGTGCATGTTTTTGTCCAGAGTGAGCAGATGAAAAAAGACGTCGCCGGCATGGGGATTAATCTGAAGAAGATCACTGCGGTTCCCATGGGGGTGGAAATTGAAAAAATTCCCTATCAACAGACAGATCCGGGAGTTCAACTAAACTCCCATGCGGGAGCAGAAAAAATCATCCTTTATCTGGGTACGCTTCTAAAAATGCGCCGCCTCGACTTTTTATTAAATGTCCTGGCGCAGGTGCTTGAAAAGGAAGAGACGGCCAGGCTCTATTTTGTCGGGGACGGCGAAGACCCCACGGATCGTTTCTTTTTGCAGGAAAAAGCAAAGGAGCTCAATATTGAGGACCACGTGGTTTTCACGGGCTTTCTGCCAATGGCTGAGGCATGGGAGTATGTGCGACGTGCCGAGGTCTGCGTCTCGCCCTTTTATCCGACATTTATTCTTAATTCCACCTCACCGACCAAGCTCATCGAATATATGGCCATGGGGAAGCCGGTCGTCGCCAATGACCACCCCGAGCAAAGCCTTGTAATCTCTGAAAGCAACGGAGGGCTCTGTGTTCCATACGAAGTCGGCGCCTTCGCGGATGCGATTCTGGCAATTCTCCGCAACCCGGCCATGGGTGCGGCAATGGGTGAGAATGGCAGGCGTTATGTGACAGAACACCGTACCTATGATGTTATTGCACAGGCTGTTCATCAAAAATACCAGCAAATTTGTCATGAAAATTCTTTTCGCCAATAA
- a CDS encoding glycosyltransferase family 4 protein has protein sequence MKILFANKFFYQNGGSERVFFQEREFLTGNGVEVIDFSMRDPRNLESPYSEYFVDNVNYESAGGLTGKLKTAGAFVHSAEAVAKLTALLEQERPDIAHLHNIYHQLTPSIIPVLKKHRVKVVLTLHDYKLICPSYLALCGDEICTACNGRFFWNPFTRNCQGSRSRGLLLAGEALFHKFRKSYEGVDLFLAPSRFLADLVGRRVEKDQIRVLRNGIDINAFQPNYADRGYALYFGRLSKEKGVETLLAAGMTGATKFPLKIVGTGPLLESLKVRFPKTEFLGYKTGEELVELIKNAAFVVVPSEWYENCSMVVLEAMALGKPVIGCDIGGIPEQIDDGKTGLLFPMGNSRILARKMHALAIDKNLRISMGSNARKKLEASYSLAAHCNKLMDIYSDLGS, from the coding sequence ATGAAAATTCTTTTCGCCAATAAATTCTTCTACCAAAACGGCGGTTCCGAGCGCGTCTTCTTTCAGGAGCGCGAATTTCTTACCGGAAACGGGGTTGAAGTGATCGATTTTTCCATGCGGGATCCGCGCAACCTCGAATCGCCGTATTCCGAATATTTTGTCGACAATGTGAACTACGAATCCGCCGGAGGACTTACCGGCAAGCTGAAAACAGCAGGGGCGTTTGTCCATTCCGCCGAGGCGGTGGCCAAGCTGACCGCGCTTTTGGAACAAGAGCGGCCTGATATTGCTCATTTGCATAACATCTATCATCAGTTGACCCCGTCGATTATTCCGGTTCTGAAAAAGCATAGGGTGAAGGTGGTGTTGACCTTGCACGACTATAAACTGATCTGCCCGTCATATCTCGCCCTGTGTGGGGATGAGATTTGCACCGCCTGTAACGGCAGGTTTTTCTGGAACCCGTTTACCCGCAATTGCCAGGGCAGTCGAAGCAGGGGATTGCTCCTTGCCGGTGAGGCTCTTTTTCATAAATTTCGCAAGAGCTACGAGGGAGTGGACCTGTTTCTCGCGCCGAGCCGGTTTCTTGCCGATCTGGTCGGCCGGAGGGTGGAAAAAGATCAGATTCGGGTGCTGCGTAACGGCATAGATATCAATGCATTTCAGCCCAACTATGCTGATCGGGGTTATGCCCTGTATTTTGGCAGATTGTCCAAGGAAAAGGGGGTTGAAACGCTGCTGGCTGCGGGCATGACGGGTGCCACGAAATTCCCCCTGAAGATTGTCGGCACCGGTCCCTTGCTGGAATCACTGAAGGTGCGATTTCCCAAAACTGAATTTCTCGGCTACAAGACCGGTGAGGAGCTTGTCGAACTGATCAAGAACGCCGCTTTTGTCGTTGTTCCTTCCGAGTGGTATGAGAACTGCTCCATGGTCGTGCTGGAAGCAATGGCCTTGGGCAAGCCCGTGATCGGCTGCGATATCGGAGGCATTCCCGAACAGATCGATGATGGAAAGACCGGGCTTCTGTTCCCCATGGGTAATTCCAGAATTCTTGCCCGGAAAATGCACGCCCTGGCGATTGACAAAAACCTCCGGATCAGCATGGGCTCGAACGCCCGCAAAAAACTCGAAGCCAGCTACTCCCTTGCCGCACACTGCAATAAGCTGATGGATATATACAGTGACCTCGGTTCCTGA
- a CDS encoding PEP-CTERM sorting domain-containing protein, whose amino-acid sequence MKKSIIASLAAFLAVFAVAGQASAYFEQGKLVQVVYAETKNEVLTDLGQYAATGALDLTAQNVQLSAPGSIDYLALTGGASMADLKLGYYMDNSNVTTYDMHAYFVTVNPNAPALTTNYTNLINFRNVADQVSTYAALSGTQTVSHSVAVSGKSYDILFNSNSGDPGVYGGLNLDTGTGEANLAALVDPAGYVDMYLYHTTLNLTNGAVELVPGATTDYVAVLRLNADGSTTLNPNAVPLPASMLLFGSSFIGLLGFRRRKRA is encoded by the coding sequence ATGAAAAAATCAATTATCGCTTCACTCGCCGCCTTCCTCGCGGTGTTCGCTGTAGCCGGGCAGGCCTCAGCGTACTTCGAGCAGGGTAAACTCGTCCAGGTTGTCTACGCCGAAACAAAAAACGAGGTCCTTACCGATCTCGGTCAATATGCCGCAACAGGCGCACTTGACCTGACCGCGCAGAATGTTCAATTGAGCGCACCAGGCTCCATTGACTACCTGGCCCTTACCGGCGGCGCTTCAATGGCCGACCTGAAACTTGGCTACTACATGGATAACTCCAACGTAACCACTTATGATATGCATGCGTACTTCGTGACCGTAAATCCGAATGCCCCGGCCTTGACCACCAACTACACCAACCTGATCAATTTCAGGAACGTAGCCGATCAGGTCAGCACCTACGCAGCACTTTCCGGAACCCAGACCGTTTCTCATTCGGTAGCCGTATCCGGAAAATCTTACGACATTCTGTTCAACAGCAATTCCGGCGATCCGGGTGTTTATGGCGGATTGAACCTCGATACGGGTACCGGGGAAGCCAACCTTGCCGCCCTTGTTGATCCCGCGGGATATGTCGATATGTATCTCTATCACACAACCCTGAACCTCACCAACGGCGCGGTTGAACTGGTTCCCGGCGCCACCACCGATTATGTTGCGGTCCTCCGTCTGAACGCCGACGGCAGCACCACCCTGAACCCGAACGCCGTTCCTTTACCGGCCAGCATGCTGCTCTTCGGTTCAAGCTTCATTGGCCTGCTCGGGTTCAGGAGAAGAAAACGCGCTTGA
- a CDS encoding radical SAM protein, translating into MEACLIVTYRCNAKCYMCNTWQHPTLPREEFSSALVSKLPTGLKFINITGGEPFLRKDIIDLIDTALYRTERLVISTNGYFTDRIIDAAERFGNKIGFRISIEGLPAANDELRGIRNGFDHGIRTLTTLQRMGMQDIGFGITVSDRNADDMIELFHLANAMNLEFATATTHNSFYFHKEDNHYVDRERVAKAFETISQELLKTTRPKNWFRAYFNMGLANKVRGNPRPLPCEVGTDMFFVDPFGNVLPCNGSDEPMIMGNLHENSFASIWKSERAREVRKLVARCNKQCWMIGSAAPAMKKRILIPVRWVLKNRLRVFNASGRETILSPICR; encoded by the coding sequence ATGGAAGCATGTCTGATCGTCACATACCGCTGTAATGCAAAGTGCTATATGTGCAACACATGGCAGCACCCGACTCTTCCCCGGGAAGAATTTTCCTCCGCCCTTGTCAGCAAATTGCCCACCGGCCTGAAGTTCATTAATATAACCGGTGGCGAACCCTTTCTGAGAAAAGATATCATTGACCTCATCGATACCGCGCTCTACAGAACCGAACGGCTGGTCATCAGCACCAACGGTTACTTCACCGACCGGATCATTGATGCGGCTGAAAGGTTCGGGAACAAAATCGGTTTCCGGATCTCGATTGAAGGGTTGCCCGCCGCAAACGACGAACTCAGAGGCATCAGGAACGGCTTCGACCATGGGATCCGGACCCTGACAACCCTGCAAAGGATGGGCATGCAGGACATCGGTTTCGGCATCACCGTTTCCGACAGAAACGCCGACGACATGATCGAACTCTTTCACCTGGCCAACGCAATGAACCTGGAGTTTGCCACCGCCACTACCCACAACTCCTTTTACTTCCATAAAGAAGACAACCACTATGTCGACCGGGAACGCGTAGCGAAGGCGTTTGAGACCATTTCCCAGGAACTCCTGAAAACCACGAGGCCGAAAAACTGGTTCCGTGCCTACTTTAACATGGGACTGGCCAACAAGGTGCGGGGTAATCCAAGACCCCTGCCCTGTGAGGTCGGCACGGACATGTTCTTCGTTGATCCGTTCGGCAATGTTCTGCCATGCAACGGTTCGGATGAACCGATGATCATGGGCAATCTCCACGAAAACAGTTTCGCCTCCATCTGGAAAAGCGAGCGGGCCCGGGAGGTCCGGAAACTGGTTGCCCGCTGTAACAAGCAGTGCTGGATGATCGGCTCGGCCGCACCCGCCATGAAAAAGAGGATTCTCATTCCGGTCAGGTGGGTCCTGAAAAACCGGCTCAGGGTTTTCAACGCTTCGGGGAGAGAAACAATCCTGTCACCAATATGCCGATAA
- a CDS encoding thioredoxin family protein — translation MNNATPVLPFESLPFLTLSLVVAAFLVLVLIGCQPREVSSEDAAATTLAAENCADAEAGQPAAIAGCGPENAPSQQGTTRLVFDYDCRLKDGALAATTREDTVKDPSIRKASIFLPLRSYQPVIAGDSDNTEKPPLYLQTFEEKIAHYINEMITTLPTGRPTALELQADVPPDIPTEERYLQMARQFKQPRKILLKQDYFKDRYHTDPARGMELDQETDFPGRVLEVTDEAITILYTVKAGATIATQFGPGQVREEGEEFIVSLNVAKGELVRTGPLLGQVIKTDEQTFTIDFGLPFGGETLYCEVTPRAVSGEELEILARNRKPSHETSAESASSAIIWQKDLDSAMAEAGKEKKPLVLVLYADWCQWCDKLFGQVLPDARIRNIQERYVWLKINSDQEKEIYDRFEQKGYPNIILFDESGRQQKKIEGFLDSVALENELLKLVRDKNRS, via the coding sequence ATGAATAACGCGACACCCGTTTTACCATTTGAATCTCTCCCTTTCCTGACCCTGTCCCTGGTCGTTGCGGCGTTCCTGGTCCTCGTCCTGATCGGCTGTCAACCCAGGGAAGTCTCATCTGAGGACGCCGCAGCCACAACCCTGGCGGCCGAAAATTGCGCTGATGCCGAAGCGGGGCAGCCTGCCGCTATAGCCGGCTGCGGTCCGGAAAACGCTCCATCCCAACAGGGTACAACCCGCCTGGTCTTCGATTATGACTGCAGACTGAAAGACGGTGCCCTGGCTGCAACAACACGGGAGGATACGGTGAAAGACCCCTCAATCCGCAAAGCGTCAATATTTCTTCCACTCCGCAGCTATCAGCCGGTAATCGCCGGTGATTCCGACAATACCGAAAAACCGCCACTCTATCTGCAGACATTTGAAGAAAAGATCGCCCATTACATTAACGAAATGATCACCACGCTGCCGACCGGCAGACCAACCGCTCTGGAACTGCAGGCGGATGTGCCGCCGGACATCCCCACCGAAGAACGCTACCTGCAGATGGCCCGGCAGTTCAAGCAGCCGAGAAAAATCCTGCTCAAGCAAGATTACTTCAAAGACCGATACCACACCGATCCGGCCCGGGGAATGGAGCTTGATCAGGAGACCGACTTCCCCGGCCGGGTTCTGGAAGTAACCGATGAAGCCATCACCATCCTTTATACCGTCAAAGCGGGCGCCACCATTGCCACCCAGTTCGGTCCCGGACAGGTCCGGGAAGAAGGTGAAGAGTTCATCGTTTCGCTGAATGTTGCAAAGGGCGAGCTGGTGCGCACCGGCCCCTTGCTCGGACAGGTCATCAAGACAGACGAGCAGACCTTTACCATCGACTTCGGTCTTCCGTTCGGAGGCGAAACCCTCTATTGCGAGGTCACACCCAGGGCCGTTAGCGGCGAGGAGCTCGAAATCCTTGCCCGGAACAGAAAGCCGAGCCATGAAACCTCAGCAGAATCGGCGTCTTCAGCAATCATCTGGCAGAAAGATCTCGATTCGGCGATGGCTGAAGCCGGAAAGGAAAAGAAACCGCTTGTCCTCGTCCTCTATGCGGACTGGTGCCAATGGTGCGACAAGCTGTTCGGCCAGGTCCTGCCCGATGCCAGGATCAGGAATATTCAGGAACGCTATGTCTGGCTGAAGATCAATTCCGATCAGGAAAAAGAGATCTACGACCGGTTCGAACAGAAGGGATATCCGAACATCATTCTTTTTGACGAGTCCGGCAGGCAGCAGAAGAAGATCGAGGGTTTCCTGGATTCCGTCGCCCTCGAAAATGAACTTTTAAAGCTCGTCCGGGATAAGAACCGGAGCTGA